In Nicotiana tabacum cultivar K326 chromosome 2, ASM71507v2, whole genome shotgun sequence, the following proteins share a genomic window:
- the LOC107793013 gene encoding uncharacterized protein LOC107793013 — MSVNTQQAFQRVINMQREHGFFIVALMEPFQNCRHIQRYRIRLGMDAVMSNINGKIWLLFDVVIEWEDSLYYLASDMELPWIVGGDFNFVMSEAEKLGGLPVYLPEYEDFVFCVNSCRLFDLGYKGIPFTWWNGKPNSECIFKRLDRIFVNLPFQNLFPSIEVEHLIRTCSDHAPLLMSCGEEEMQFIDIREDIVRVKEMLFEDDPTIENRIVLQKAQDELTKYISIGEQYWKQKESMNWFAEGDRNTSFFHNHVNGKRQKLQLKRIHNGDGGWLESQVLMADAVVDIFKKYFTHEGDPTSFELLNNVNNMVTMDQNLELCKFPTIEEVKGADFALSGDSASGPDGFTGLFYQQCWDIVG, encoded by the exons ATGTCTGTCAATACACAGCAGGCCTTTCAGAGGGTGATCAATATGCAAAGAGAACATGGGTTTTTCATTGTTGCATTGATGGAACCATTTCAGAATTGTAGACATATTCAGAGATACAGAATAAGGTTAGGTATGGATGCTGTTATGTCAAATATTAATGGTAAAATTTGGTTGTTGTTTGATGTTGTGATTGAATGGGAG GATAGCCTGTATTACTTGGCAAGTGATATGGAACTTCCTTGGATAGTTGGAGGAGACTTTAATTTTGTAATGAGTGAAGCTGAAAAGTTAGGTGGTCTACCAGTATATCTACCTGAGTATGAAGATTTTGTCTTTTGTGTGAACTCTTGTAGACTGTTTGATCTTGGATATAAAGGCATCCCCTTCACTTGGTGGAATGGTAAACCAAATTCTGAATGCATCTTCAAAAGGCTGGACAGGATCTTTGTAAATCTCCCATTTCAGAATCTTTTCCCAAGTATTGAAGTTGAGCATCTTATTAGGACATGCTCTGATCATGCCCCATTGTTGATGAGTTGTGGGGAAGAGGAAATGCAGTTT ATAGATATTAGAGAGGATATTGTCAGAGTGAAGGAGATGTTATTTGAAGACGATCCAACCATTGAGAATAGGATTGTCCTCCAAAAGGCACAAGATGAATTGACGAAGTATATTAGCATTGGGGAGCAGTATTGGAAGCAAAAAGAAAGTATGAACTGGTTTGCTGAAGGTGATAGGAACACAAGTTTTTTTCACAACCATGTGAATGGCAAGAGGCAGAAATTGCAGCTCAAAAGAATCCATAATGGAGATGGTGGTTGGTTGGAGTCTCAAGTTCTTATGGCTGATGCTGTAGtagatattttcaaaaaatatttcacaCATGAAGGGGATCCTACAAGCTTTGAATTACTTAATAATGTGAACAATATGGTGACTATGGATCAAAACTTGGAGCTTTGTAAATTTCCTACAATCGAAGAAGTCAAGGGTGCAGATTTTGCATTAAGTGGAGATAGTGCCAGTGGCCCTGATGGTTTTACTGgattgttttatcaacaatgttGGGACATTGTAGGGTAG